CTTGCGAACCTCGCAACCCTAGCTGGTTTCACACCGAAGCAGAGGAGCTATTTCAATCCGCGAATGTGGGCAGGGTCGCAGCCGATCCAGCGATCACGTCTGGTGCCGCACTCCCTGCGGGGAGTGCGGAAGTTACGTACTACCGGTTGCATGGCAGTCCCCGAGTTTATTATTCGCAATACAGCGCAGACTTCTTGCAGTCGTTATCGGGAGCACTCGTCGCGAGGCGTAATACCTGGTGTATCTTTGACAACACTGCTGAGGGCTGGGCAACGTGGAACGCCCTGGAACTGCAGCTACTACTGCAACCGCAAATCTGAAGCAGCGGTTCGAGAATTGCACAGATAGAACATCTTTACCGCTGCGAAAGGTGTTCTATGTTTGCTTTCTATTCGAATCGCCTGGGATGCCTTGGGTCAATCATCGTATCGGTGATTGCTTCGATCGCGCTTGTCGCATTGCTCCGAGGGTGCAACAGCTAATCTTTCATCGGTGGTGAGGCGCCCCTGGCCGTTAACTATTGAAGATGGCGGCTAAGAGTAGTCCAGTTCCCGTCAATGCCAGTATTCCATGGCCGGCAATCAGGAACAGCGGCAGCGGCCGGCCGCGCAAATGGAAGCCACCGAATAGGGTCGCACCGCCCAGAGCGGCTAGTGCGAGCAGTACGAGAGCCCACATCGCTGAAGTGGGAAGCGTTGCCTGAGAGTAGGCAAAGCCAAGCGACGCGAGTCCGCTAATTGCAACGATTCCGTGCCCGATGGCCAACCAAATGGGTGGACGACCATGCCCGAGAAGTCGCATGGCCAGCATGGTGACGCCGCCGAGGGCGGCGACGACGAATAAAACGGCTGCGGTGTTCATGATGAGTCTGTTCCGAGTCTTGGGTAGTCTTGATTTGTAGTAGCTGATAGGGCGGAGGGTTCGAAGAGGTATCCCGTGAGTCGGCCTGCGACTTAGTTGCTGACAATATCCGCCAATGGAATCTCATGCTGTTCGCTGCAATGCGCCAAATGCCTTTTGCCTGCGTCCGACCTCGGACAACCCTTCGGGCGTAGCGTTAAGTTTTTCAATCGCAGCTTGCAGATACCAAATTGGTATCCCTCAACTCCTCAAGTAGCACCAAGTCAGCTTATGCGCCTTTTGCAAAATTGTCGCGCTAATTTAAGCCGAGTTGCGCGATATGGTGCCGCTAGAGGGCACTTTGACATTCCAGGCAAGGTGCAATACCTCGAGCAGCCGAATTACCCAATAGCTGACATCGATCTGCCACCAGCGAAGGCCATGGCGAGCAGACGTGGGGAACGCGTGATGTGTATTGTGCCAGCCTTCACCAAGTCCGAAGATCCCGAAAAATGCGTTGTTCCGACTTTCGTCATTGCTTCGATAGGGCTGCTGCCCCCAGATGTGGCAAACAGAGTTAATGCTCCAGGTAACGTGATGCACAAACAGGATTCGCACGAGTCCGCCCCAGATGAACCCGTTCCAGGCACCGCCAATTGATCCCACCAGTAGCCAACCAAGCGCGGCTGGGATGAGCAAACCCACGGCAACCCACAACGGAAACAGGCTGCTCACCGCTCGCAGCACCTTGATTTGGTTCAAGTCTTTCACGTAATGGCGAAGGTTGGCCGGTTTCGGCTGAAACATCCAGCCAAGGTGAGCATGCCATAATCCACGCAGCATCCCTAATACGCCGCTGCCTTGGTGATGCGGAGAATGCGGGTCTTCTGATTCATCGCTGTGCTGATGATGGCGACGATGGAGAGCAACCCATTGCAAGAGTGGTCCCTGTACTGCCATCGACCCCAGAATGGCAAAGGTAACTTGAACTGCTCGGTTCGTCTCAAACGCACGATGAGTAAACAAGCGGTGAAAGCCGACCGTGATTCCTAACACGGTCAACATGTACATCGAGAGGAGCAGGATCAAGTCTGTCCAGCGAAAGCCCCATCCCCAAAGCGAGGCGATAGCCGCAACTAAGCCAAGGAATGGTGCAATCACAGCCACCAGTAGAACTACACGTGCTCGTAACGATATTTTGTCGGTCACCGCAGCCGCACAGTTTGAAAGTGCATTGACAGATTTAAACCCTTCATCTCGGCTTTTCAATTGGTTCATGGCTCTGCCTCAATTGCACATCTGGTGGATTCAGAGTCACTCACAGCAATCGCTGCGCCCTCCATCGAGCGAAAGACTATTTCTGCGAAGGATTACATTGCTTTTACAAGGCGAAGTCATTCCGGCGATTTGCAGTCGCACTATCATCCGTGCGTCGCTGACAAAACTACGGCATTTCTAGGATTTCACTTTCGTCGCGGGTGGCGATCGCTCGCCAAGTGGAAAGTGCAACGCTTTCGCCGAGATAGCGAACACTGCCATCGCAAAACAGAACGGCGACAACACCGGGGTGGTAGCTGCGAGCAGTCATCAGAGCTTTTTGTTGGGTGGCATTCATGCAGTCCCAGTTGGCGGAGTTCGGCGCTTGGAAATGGTTGTAAAGAGTATTGCCGTAGTTTCCGAGAATCCATTTTGCTCCGCGTTCGTGATTCCAGGTGCCGCTGCTGCTGGCTCCACACTCCGATGAAGTCGGAGTTGCCGATCCGGAGACTTCCCGCACCGCCCGGTTCGGCATTGTCATTTGACTGATATCTTCGCCACTGCCTAACGTTCGCTCGCTGAAGGCAACGGTTTGCGAGGTACCGTCCGTAATGTCTCTGAATCCAATGGTGGAACCGAGGAAGAAAACACCATCGGCAGTAGCCAAATTGCCACCGTCGCGGCCGCTGCCAGCGTTCGCGACGTAATTCGTGGCCCCGAACAAGAGCCCTGGAACTCGTCCGACAGCGACGTCCGACGGGCACGTAAAGAGTTTTACTATGGTGTTGGCAGCGACTTGATTGCGGGTGCCATCGTAAAGCGTACTCGGAGGAACCGTGAACGTGGTGGGAGGAGCATTCAGGTCGAGTGAGGTACTCAGACTCTGTTGCTCAGCGTAGCGAAGCAGATGAGCATGCGGAGAGAACACGAGAGGTGTAGGCGCGCCGCGACCGGAGGGAAATCGCGCCAGAGCATCGTGATGATTGTGAAGCGCGATGCCGATTTGCCGGAGGTGGTTGCTGCAAGTCACCCTTGCCGCCGCCGCGCGAGCGGCCTGAACGGCAGGCAGCAGAAGCATAATGAGCACTCCAATCACGGAGATTACAACCAGCAGTTCGACGATAGTAAAGGCACGCCGCGACATCATTCGACTTTCGAGCGAGGTGCTATTTCGCCGACACGCGCCATACGACGTTGCCAGGCTCATCACAAACGAGCAGTGAGCCGTCCTTGGCTACGGCCACACCAACGGGTCGGCCGTATACCTCTTCATCGTTGGCGATGAAGCCGGCCAGAAAGTCCTCCGGTGGGCCCGCAGGCTTACCGCCAGCAAATGGAACGAACGCCACTCGATAGCCCACAAACTTCGAGCGATTCCAAGAACCTCGCTGGCCGATGAAAGCGCCACCCTGATACTTTGACGGAAAGGTCTTGCCGGTATAGAACGCCAGGCCGAGCGAGGCGGTGTGGGAACCTAAGCCGAGATCGGGAACCACCGCCTTCTTCACCAAGTCGGGACGCTCATCTTTACGTCGCGGATCTTCATGCTGACCGAAATAGCTGTAGGGCCAGCCGTAGAATGCTCCCTCGCGAACGGACGTGATGTAGTCTGGCACCAAATCATCGCCAAGCTCGTCCCGTTCGTTCACCGCTGTCCATAGACTTCCTGTTTTTGGTTCCCAACTCATGCCAACAGGATTGCGCAAACCTGCGGCAAACACACGGAGGTTGGTCCCATCCAGATCGACCTCCAGAATATTTGCACGTAGCGTTTCTTCAGCTGAGCCATGTTCGCCAACATTGCTGGCCGAGCCGACAGAGACATATAGCTTCGTGCCGCGCGGATTAGCCACCACATTGCGAGTCCAATGGTTGTTGTAGCCACCTGCGGGAAGGTCAAGAATCTTCATTCCCTTTGCCGTAATCTTCGAGTCACCCTCCTTGTACGGATAGACACGTAGCGCGTCGGTTTCTGCGACGAACAGTTGATCCTCGACCAGCGCCATACCGAATGGCTGACGCAGATCGCTGAGGAAAGTCTCCACCAGCTCAGGTTGCCCATCGTTGTTTGCGTCGCGAAGCAGCGTAATCTTATTCGGCGAGGATCCGGTGACGGTCTTCGCTTGCTTAGCCCCCTCCTCCTGTTTCTTCTCCTTTTCAGTTTTCTCGGAGTCGTCTTTTTCCTCGTCGGCCGGCTTGGGCAACGTCCGCGACTGGGCAATCAGAACATCACCATTGGGTAACACATAGATCCAACGAGGATTTTCCAGCTCACGTGTGAAAGCATCGACCCGGAAGCCTACCGGCACGCTTGGTGACTTGTCTTTAGGCCAGCCGATGACCTTCGGATGCTTGATTGTCGACTTGGTTGCAAATGGCTCGGGGAGTTGGGTGGAAGCCTTCGCGCCTGCGTCTCGGTTTTGGCCGTAGGCAAGCTTGGTGCAGGAATTGAGGACTAGCGAAAGCAGGATGAGCGACATGGAAAAGCGGTTCATGTACAGCTCTCGAGCGAGGGGATTGCAAATCAAAAAAGTTGACAACGTCCGGAGAGCAAATCCTGGTCCGGTAGTTCCAGAACTTCTGGGAGAGGCGTGGTTGAGCAGCGAAACACGCGGACGTGTTCAAAAGTTGCTTTTGCCGATAATGTATTCACTTGCAACTTCCATTCGCGTGCGCAACCAACTGGTCCCGGATTGACCAACTTGATTTGGCACTGAACCGTCAATTCTGCAGCTCGATCATTTCGGTTTTGAGGCACGCTTACGTTTGGCGGTTTGCTCTGACGCGGTTTGCTCTGACTGGGCCGCATTTGCCCGCTTCTTCTTGGCGGGTTTGACCTTTTCCAAAGGTGTCTCGGCCGGCCCCGCCAGCACTTCGCCGGTTGGCTTGAAGCGCGAGCCGTGGCAGGGGCAGTCCCAAGTTAGTTCGGCGCTATTCCAACGCACGAGACAACCCATGTGCGTGCAAACGGCTGACACCATGCAGAGCTTACCGTCGTTATCCCGCGAGCATGCGACACGTTCGCCGCTCAGCGACAAGATTTTCCCTTCCCCACGTTTTACGTCACGCGTACCTGAGCCTTCGGCTGGAACCAGGCGATCTTTGGCGTAGTAGTACGGGTAGTCCATGTTCTCAGACAGTGATTCCCAAAGGCCTGTAATCGATTGCCGGTTCACCGAGAATAGATCCTGCCAGGAATTCTTTTTCTTCAACATTGCGTCGCGGGCCATCAGGGCGGCGAGGGTGCTGAAGGTCATTCCATTGCCACTGAAGCCAGTCGCGACAAACTGCCGTTCGGCCGTTTCACCAATGAAAGGAAGCCCGTCACTCGTTTCGATAACCTGACCCGACCACTGCCGGTCGGGCTGGGCTTCGGGAATGATCGTAGTCAATACCTTCTGCAGTTCCGCGAACGTTTGCTCACTATCGGCTTGTCCCGTCTTGTGATCTTTGCCACCGAAAATGGCGTAGTCCGTTGCCTTACCTGCTTCGACTCGCAAGTAGTAATATGGTTCGCTGGTATCCCAGAACGAGGCAACCGGAATTACGCCACGCGGGATCTTGGCACCAATCACATAGGAAGAATACGGGAACAACTTGGCTTGAAATAGAGTGGCATTAAGGATGCCAGTTTTGCCCATCAGCGGAACGTGAGTGGCGATAACGATGTACTCGGCCCGCAGCTGATGCTTGTCGACCATCACTGCCTGCGGGTCATTCTGGATCTCCGTGACTTCAGCTTCCTCGAAAACGTGGCTTCCCTGCCCGTTGATTGCCGCGGCGAGTCCGGCGATGTATTTGAGAGGATGAAACTTTGCTTGGTTCGCGAACTTCACTCCCGGACGATTGAAGTAGGGCACATGTTCCGCAAACTCAGCTTCAAACCCGAGTTCGCTGGCGAGAGAGGCATCTTCGCGAAGTGACGGGGTTTCATCCTGTTTGGCAGTAATCGATTCGTGCAGGTAGCCATCGCAGCGGTGAAAATCGCAGTCGATTTGAAGGTGCGCCGCGGTCTCCTCGATCGTATCGATCGCATGCGCGCCGGCTTGCCAAACGAGCTGGGCTGCCTTTTCACCGAAGCGTTTAACCATCGAAGGTAAACGCAGGTCCGTGACATACGTTAGATGTGCCGTGGTGAGCCCTGTATCTACGAAGCCGATGCGGTGCCGCTCGACCACGGCGACCTTTTTACCGGCCCGTTTCAACAGATAAGCGGCAGTCAAACCCGTGATTCCACCACCGATGACAACAGCGTCGTACTCGGCGGATTTCGTGACGTTCTTGAACGTCGGACGCTTGGCTGCCTGCCAGATTGATTCGGAATTGAGCTTGATCGCGAGCATGGTTGCACCTGAGCGGGCGTGTGAAGTGAGATTCGCACGTTGGTGCAATTTTCGATCCAACGCCATTCGACTGCTGTTTCGAAAATTACCGCGGACGGATTACGAGTACAGGCACAGGACTTGCTATCCATGCCAGCCAAACCGACCGTAGCACTCACTTGCGGTAGACCCGATCGCCGCTTTCGCGCAGCTCGTGTTCCGCTGCTGATTTCCGTGAAAGGGGCATGCCACCAGACGGCTCCCCTTCAGAATTGAAACTTGGTGAGAGCAGGGCAGCAACTCCGACGCAATTGTCACGGAGAGCTGATTGTTGTGCGACGAATTCCACTCTCCAATATTCGCTGTGGCAGAAGTGCCTTCATCAGCGAAATTCCCCAGGACTGCATTCCGACAGGATACCGAGGCATTATCCTCTCGTCGCGAATCGCATGAAGGATCGCATCAGCGACGTGCTCTGGCGGCATGCCATCGCGAATCGCCTGCACAAACTGCTCAGCTGACGAAGCTCGCTTTGAAGAGTACGCGTCAAGCGGACGATCTGGTTTGATCGCCTTATCACCGGCGTCAGTACTCACCGTTCCAGGTGCAATCAGCGCCGCTTGGATTCCGAACTCTTCGACTTCCAGTCGAAGTGACTCCACGTAGGCCTCGAGCGCGTGCTTTGTTGCGCAGTAATAGCCAGCGTAGGGAACCGAAACGACACCTCCAGCAGAACTCAAGAACAAGACTCGTCCACCGTGCTGGTCGCGCATGCTGGGCAGAACTGCGTTCGTCATGCGGATTGCCCCAAACAAATTGATATCGAAAAGCTTTTGAACTTGCTCGATCGAGCACTCTTCAGTTGCAGCTAAAATTCCTGTGCCGACGTTGTTCACTAGCACGTCCAAGCGGCCTGCTGTCTGCGAATAGACCTCTGCCAAACAAGCTGCGACCGAGTCGTTGCATGTAACCTCGAGTTGTATCATTTCGATACCCGGCGGCGCGTCAGCGGGGTGACGGCTGGTGCCGAATACCCGGTAGCCAGCCGTAGCTAAGTGAATGGCGGTGGCCCGCCCAATTCCTGAGGACGCTCCCGTAATCAAGACGACTTGATCTGTTGGTTGATCAGCCTTAGTCATGGGAGTAATCCCGTCATGCAATGAAAAGTGCCAAACCAGATTGGCTTCGGCCATTTCCGGCTCGTAATTAACCGTTTGGTAATGTCAGGCTTTCGCGCTCCCAGTTTCGATGGTTGCTTATCGCTTCGACAAAGGCAGAAGCCATTTGCTTCGGTGAGCTATGTCCCAGGACGACCGCGACGTCACCAGCTTCGATCGACGCCTGCACTCGCGTTGAGGCCAAGAAGGCTTCCGCTGTACCGCTGCATGCAATGGCTTTACAGTGCTTATTAGCCTCTTCCACAAACTCGACTGCTCTGGTCTCGCCCTGCAATACCGCAACGCACGATTCACCTCCAGCGACGTATACCGCGTCGAACACGACAGAGCAGACAGTGGGCAAACTGAAGTCGACCTTCAATTCCGTCCCTTTATCCCCTGTCGCCATGCCGCCGCGGGGAGCAATGATCTTTGCCTCACCGCCAGCGGCGCTGATCGCTTGAGAGACCGCCTTTACACCAGCTTCATCAAATCCATCCGCCAACAGCACTGCGATTTTGGCTGTCTGCATGCCTGGCTTCGCTGAACGCATAATGCTCAAGGCTGGTGAATCGTGGGACTTACCGGTGAACTTCTTCGGTTGCACCGTTTTTGGATCTGCGTCGGCTCCAAAGTTCTGATTCAGATAGCCTTCGATTTTCTTCGGAACCAAGACTCCCAGCCCATCGGCGACTCCTTTTGCCAACGCATCGTCAATCTGCGACAGAAGGTAAAGGACTCGCTCTCGAACCGACTGCTGCGCACATTTGCCTAATTCAAATCGTAGCGCATTAATGATGTGCCGTTGTTCCACTGCGGACTGACTGTGGAAGAACATTGCCGCTTGCGAGAAGTGATCGCTGAAACTTGGACTACGCGCTCGGACCTTTGCCGCATCAAGTCGTTCGGCGTGAGATGCAAACCCGCCCTGGGCAATCTTCGCTTGACGAGGATCGCCCCCGCCGAGAGTATTGGGATCGTATGACGTCACTCCGCGATTGATCATTTGACGCATGAAGCCATCGCGCTGATTGTTGTGCAGTGGTGCAACTGGGCGATTGATCGGGATTTCGTGGAAGTTTGGTCCGCCCAGTCGGATCAGTTGCGTGTCCGTGTAGGAGAAGAGGCGCCCTTGGAGAAGCGGATCGTTGGTAAAGTCCATGCCCGGAACAATATGTCCCGTGTGAAAAGCGACCTGTTCAACTTCCGCGAAGAAGTTGTCGGGATTGCGATCCAGGACCAGTCGGCCAATCGGTGTAACGGGCACCAGTTCTTCGGGAACGATCTTGGTTGGGTCCAAGAGATCGAAGGCGAACTTGTGTTCGTCAGCTTCCGGAATCAACTGCACACCGACTTGCCATTCCGGAAAGTTTCCGGAATCGATCGCTTCCCAGAGATCACGCCGGTGAAAATCGGGATCGCAACCGGAGATGCGCTGCGCTTCATCCCACAGCACAGATTTCATTCCGAGCGTGGGCTTCAAGTGCCATTTGATAAACGTCGATTCACCCTTCGCATTTAGGAAGCGAAATGTGTGAACCCCGAACCCCTCCATCATCCGGAAGCTGCGTGGAATCGCTCTGTCGGACATCACCCACATGATCATGTGAGCCGACTCGGGGGTCAGCGAAATAAAATCCCAAAACGTGTCATGTGCGCTCGCCGCTTGGGGGATCTCGTTATGCGGTTCCGGTTTGACAGCATGAATTAGATCGGGGAACTTGATCGCGTCTTGGATGAAGAACACTGGCATATTGTTCCCAACCAAATCAAAGTTGCCTTCTTCGGTATAAAACTTGATAGCAAACCCGCGTACATCGCGGGCCAGATCTGTAGAACCGCGGGAACCAGCAACGGTAGAGAATCGGACGAAGACAGGTGTCCGACTGCCAGTCGTCTGGAGAAACGCGGCCCGTGTGTATTTCGTCAGCGAGTGGTCCAATTCGAAATAACCATGGGCACCGCTCCCACGCGCATGAACGACCCGCTCTGGAATACGCTCGTGGTCAAAATGCGTGATCTTCTCGCGCAGCAGAAAATCTTCAAGCAAACTCGGTCCGCGATCTCCGGCCTTGAGCGAATTATGGTCGTCGTTAACCGGCACCCCCTGATTGCTGGTCAACAGGGCACCAGCACTTTCTTCTATGTTCGCTTCTAAATCGGCCGTTTTGGCACTATCGGTCCGCTTGGTTTTGGCAGTAGGGCGGGCTGACGAGCGCTTAGCCATGAACATTTTCCTTTGGATACGAGAACTGCGGTGAGCTGGCATTGAAGTGGCGATAGCCAGCACGGACACCGCGACGAAGCACAATTTGTGCCACTCCGTTCCGGCCCAGGCTCGGATCAACCGCCTCCGGTTAAGGCGTGATTTGTAGCATCGCAGGGTGAAGACAGCCTTCGCTAACAACCGCTAGGCGGGTAAAGTTGCCTCAACCGTACAAAACGCACTCACACTGACTCATGAGCGTCCAAGTCGGGCCCGCCTTTTTTATGAGCTAATCAAAGCTTGGTGCGATTACTCGCGCCTGCAAGAGTTGACGAACGGTCGAGGCCCTGACCGAGTCATTGACGCAGTCGGC
Above is a window of Anatilimnocola aggregata DNA encoding:
- a CDS encoding catalase, with translation MCFVAVSVLAIATSMPAHRSSRIQRKMFMAKRSSARPTAKTKRTDSAKTADLEANIEESAGALLTSNQGVPVNDDHNSLKAGDRGPSLLEDFLLREKITHFDHERIPERVVHARGSGAHGYFELDHSLTKYTRAAFLQTTGSRTPVFVRFSTVAGSRGSTDLARDVRGFAIKFYTEEGNFDLVGNNMPVFFIQDAIKFPDLIHAVKPEPHNEIPQAASAHDTFWDFISLTPESAHMIMWVMSDRAIPRSFRMMEGFGVHTFRFLNAKGESTFIKWHLKPTLGMKSVLWDEAQRISGCDPDFHRRDLWEAIDSGNFPEWQVGVQLIPEADEHKFAFDLLDPTKIVPEELVPVTPIGRLVLDRNPDNFFAEVEQVAFHTGHIVPGMDFTNDPLLQGRLFSYTDTQLIRLGGPNFHEIPINRPVAPLHNNQRDGFMRQMINRGVTSYDPNTLGGGDPRQAKIAQGGFASHAERLDAAKVRARSPSFSDHFSQAAMFFHSQSAVEQRHIINALRFELGKCAQQSVRERVLYLLSQIDDALAKGVADGLGVLVPKKIEGYLNQNFGADADPKTVQPKKFTGKSHDSPALSIMRSAKPGMQTAKIAVLLADGFDEAGVKAVSQAISAAGGEAKIIAPRGGMATGDKGTELKVDFSLPTVCSVVFDAVYVAGGESCVAVLQGETRAVEFVEEANKHCKAIACSGTAEAFLASTRVQASIEAGDVAVVLGHSSPKQMASAFVEAISNHRNWERESLTLPNG
- a CDS encoding SDR family NAD(P)-dependent oxidoreductase produces the protein MTKADQPTDQVVLITGASSGIGRATAIHLATAGYRVFGTSRHPADAPPGIEMIQLEVTCNDSVAACLAEVYSQTAGRLDVLVNNVGTGILAATEECSIEQVQKLFDINLFGAIRMTNAVLPSMRDQHGGRVLFLSSAGGVVSVPYAGYYCATKHALEAYVESLRLEVEEFGIQAALIAPGTVSTDAGDKAIKPDRPLDAYSSKRASSAEQFVQAIRDGMPPEHVADAILHAIRDERIMPRYPVGMQSWGISLMKALLPQRILESGIRRTTISSP
- a CDS encoding DUF1559 domain-containing protein, whose protein sequence is MMSRRAFTIVELLVVISVIGVLIMLLLPAVQAARAAAARVTCSNHLRQIGIALHNHHDALARFPSGRGAPTPLVFSPHAHLLRYAEQQSLSTSLDLNAPPTTFTVPPSTLYDGTRNQVAANTIVKLFTCPSDVAVGRVPGLLFGATNYVANAGSGRDGGNLATADGVFFLGSTIGFRDITDGTSQTVAFSERTLGSGEDISQMTMPNRAVREVSGSATPTSSECGASSSGTWNHERGAKWILGNYGNTLYNHFQAPNSANWDCMNATQQKALMTARSYHPGVVAVLFCDGSVRYLGESVALSTWRAIATRDESEILEMP
- a CDS encoding FAD-dependent oxidoreductase; translation: MLAIKLNSESIWQAAKRPTFKNVTKSAEYDAVVIGGGITGLTAAYLLKRAGKKVAVVERHRIGFVDTGLTTAHLTYVTDLRLPSMVKRFGEKAAQLVWQAGAHAIDTIEETAAHLQIDCDFHRCDGYLHESITAKQDETPSLREDASLASELGFEAEFAEHVPYFNRPGVKFANQAKFHPLKYIAGLAAAINGQGSHVFEEAEVTEIQNDPQAVMVDKHQLRAEYIVIATHVPLMGKTGILNATLFQAKLFPYSSYVIGAKIPRGVIPVASFWDTSEPYYYLRVEAGKATDYAIFGGKDHKTGQADSEQTFAELQKVLTTIIPEAQPDRQWSGQVIETSDGLPFIGETAERQFVATGFSGNGMTFSTLAALMARDAMLKKKNSWQDLFSVNRQSITGLWESLSENMDYPYYYAKDRLVPAEGSGTRDVKRGEGKILSLSGERVACSRDNDGKLCMVSAVCTHMGCLVRWNSAELTWDCPCHGSRFKPTGEVLAGPAETPLEKVKPAKKKRANAAQSEQTASEQTAKRKRASKPK
- a CDS encoding PQQ-dependent sugar dehydrogenase is translated as MNRFSMSLILLSLVLNSCTKLAYGQNRDAGAKASTQLPEPFATKSTIKHPKVIGWPKDKSPSVPVGFRVDAFTRELENPRWIYVLPNGDVLIAQSRTLPKPADEEKDDSEKTEKEKKQEEGAKQAKTVTGSSPNKITLLRDANNDGQPELVETFLSDLRQPFGMALVEDQLFVAETDALRVYPYKEGDSKITAKGMKILDLPAGGYNNHWTRNVVANPRGTKLYVSVGSASNVGEHGSAEETLRANILEVDLDGTNLRVFAAGLRNPVGMSWEPKTGSLWTAVNERDELGDDLVPDYITSVREGAFYGWPYSYFGQHEDPRRKDERPDLVKKAVVPDLGLGSHTASLGLAFYTGKTFPSKYQGGAFIGQRGSWNRSKFVGYRVAFVPFAGGKPAGPPEDFLAGFIANDEEVYGRPVGVAVAKDGSLLVCDEPGNVVWRVSAK
- a CDS encoding acyl-CoA desaturase produces the protein MNQLKSRDEGFKSVNALSNCAAAVTDKISLRARVVLLVAVIAPFLGLVAAIASLWGWGFRWTDLILLLSMYMLTVLGITVGFHRLFTHRAFETNRAVQVTFAILGSMAVQGPLLQWVALHRRHHQHSDESEDPHSPHHQGSGVLGMLRGLWHAHLGWMFQPKPANLRHYVKDLNQIKVLRAVSSLFPLWVAVGLLIPAALGWLLVGSIGGAWNGFIWGGLVRILFVHHVTWSINSVCHIWGQQPYRSNDESRNNAFFGIFGLGEGWHNTHHAFPTSARHGLRWWQIDVSYWVIRLLEVLHLAWNVKVPSSGTISRNSA